ACGATTCGTCTGCTGGCCCGACTGGAGGGTCTGGCCACGGCGCTGTCCGCCGAACAGCTGAGCGCCGAGGACATCGCCACGGCGCGGGCGCTCAATGATGAGATGCGCGATGCGCTGGAGAACTTCGATACCAATCGTTTCGGTCGGCTCAATCGGAAGTTCCACCAGTTCCTCTGCTCCCGCTGCGACGACGAGCGGCTGGTCGACATGGTCGAGGCCGAGTGGACCCGCATGGATATCATCCGACGCTCGGCGTTCTGGTACGCCCCGGGGCGCGCGGTGGCCTCACTCGCTGAACACGATGCGCTCCTCGATCTGATCGAAGCCGGCGAAGACGCGGAGACCATCGAAACCGCCGCACGACGCCACGAGGTCAATACGCTCGAGGCGGTGCTCGCCCACGACGAGCAACGTCATGCCGAGGATGCATCTTTGGCGTGACTCCGCGGAGAACAACGCGGTCGGGGCGGCTCATCCACCCCGACCGCGCATCAGTGCTCCGAGTGCTCCCGCTCCCATGCCGCCAGCGTCGCCTTGCCGTAATCGTTACCGTTCGGCAGCCGCAGCGTCGTATGGACGTGGAATCGAGCGGGCAACCGATTGCTCAGCCAGACCCCGGCGTGGTGATCGAGCTCTGCGAGGATCACCGGGCTGTGCACGCGGAAGTAGAACGGTTGTGAACCGTCGGTCGCTCCGTACCAGGAGAAGTACGTCGCTGCCCGATGCGCCCGCACCTCGGCCATCGTTGCCTCGCGCTGCTCCTGCCGGAGCAAGAGGTGGAAGTCCTCCACAATGCGCAACACCAGGTCCCACTGATGATCATCGAGCGAATCCGCGCAGATCCCCTCGTACGGAACCACTCGGTTGTCCCGGAAGGCACCTCCGACGTGGCGTTCGTCGGCCGGATGCAGCCGCCCCTCGGGCATGAGCGGATCGAGCACCGACTCGAACACGATCGCGTCACGCCGCTGGCTGGAATCGAGTGATTCTGCGAGCGATATGGCGAGCTGTTCACGCGCATCGAAGAGCGGAGGCCGCGCTCCCTCCGAGAGCGCCGGCTCGGCTCCGAGGAACACGGGTGCAACGATCTCTCGATCTCCGACGGTGAGGAAGTTCAGTGCGACGTGATGCCCGAACAATTGCCAGCCCCAGGGCGCCTCGCTCCCGGGAGTGCCGAACAGAGCGAACCAGTAACTCTCGCTGTTCATGATCCGAGGCAGGTCGACGAGTTCCCCGAGGTAGGCGTTCAAGTGCATCGCCTCGCTGACGCGCGCGAACCCTTCTGGGCTCAGCGACCGTTCGACGACGTCCAGGATCGCTGAAGCGATCGCGGGATGCAGGTCTTCCAGACGCAGGCCCGTGCGAAAGAACACGAACTCGGGGTTGCTCCAGCCGCGCCACTCGGGTGCATCGAGTGGATAGCAGAGGTCGTCCCGCTGATCGGTGGACACGAGATCCAGGAGGTGCGATGCTGCCGCTAGCAGCTCGGGATCCGCGGTCCCCTCCGGATCGGCGGGCCCGTAGAGACCCTCGATCGGCGATCCATCGGTGGTCAAGCCCACGAAGGGCTCGTCGTACAGACCTTTCCAGTACTCGAGCAGGGACCGGAGGAACGGCGCCGAGTATCTGTCAGCGGTGAACTCCTCGTACGTCATGCCCCGGTAAGGGGCGAGCACCTCATCCTGCAGCGGGTACAGGTGCTCTCGATAACTCAGCGATCCGAGTTCGATGCTCTCAGAGCGAGCGCTCGTGCGGTCGCTCGAGAAGAACTCGTCAATGTCATTCCGCTGTGACATCTCGGCGCTAGATCGGAAGGTTGAACAGCCGCTTGGCGTTTCCGGACAGCACGAGCTCACGATCCGCCTCGCTGATCTCGAGTTCGTTCTGCACGAAGTCGACCCCCTGGCCCATCCAGCTATAGAAGACCGGGAAGGATGAGCCGAAGAGGTAGTGGTCTGCCCCATTGATCTTCAGGGCCGCCTCGACCTGGTCCTTGCCCCAGGAGTGGGGGTGCGTCATGTCGAAAAAGATGTTCTCATCCAGATACTGCTTGATCTTCTCGCCGCCCGTGGGGTCGAGGCGCTCCATCGCTTCCTTCTTGTTGGTCGCATGCGGAGTGAGCAGAGCGGTATTCGCGAACCAGTTGCCGCCCATCATGGTGTGGATGAACCGCAGCCCGGGCATCCGGTCGAACATTCCGCTGAAGAGCTCCCGACCGACGGCGACTCCCTGATCGACGATCCGCCCGTACTCTCGGCGCAGATTGGTGTAGTCGATGACCGACTTGTACTCAACCGGAAGTGGGGTGTGGTGCACGACGACCGGGACATCGAGCTTCTCGATGACCTTGAGATAGGGCTCGAACACCTCATCGTCGAGGTAGAGCTGGCCGTAGTGGCAAGCGAGCTGCACGCCCACCGCGCCGAGCTCGTTCACGCAGCGCTCGAGTTCATAGATGTTCTCCTTGCCACCCCAGGGCGGA
Above is a genomic segment from Leucobacter rhizosphaerae containing:
- a CDS encoding GntR family transcriptional regulator, yielding MAKSKAEQCYDILKVKIMDGTYGPGYRLVIDQLGREYGISSVPWRESLRRLEAEGWVDIIPNAGALVKTFDTGTWKRTIRLLARLEGLATALSAEQLSAEDIATARALNDEMRDALENFDTNRFGRLNRKFHQFLCSRCDDERLVDMVEAEWTRMDIIRRSAFWYAPGRAVASLAEHDALLDLIEAGEDAETIETAARRHEVNTLEAVLAHDEQRHAEDASLA
- a CDS encoding DUF3500 domain-containing protein, which codes for MSQRNDIDEFFSSDRTSARSESIELGSLSYREHLYPLQDEVLAPYRGMTYEEFTADRYSAPFLRSLLEYWKGLYDEPFVGLTTDGSPIEGLYGPADPEGTADPELLAAASHLLDLVSTDQRDDLCYPLDAPEWRGWSNPEFVFFRTGLRLEDLHPAIASAILDVVERSLSPEGFARVSEAMHLNAYLGELVDLPRIMNSESYWFALFGTPGSEAPWGWQLFGHHVALNFLTVGDREIVAPVFLGAEPALSEGARPPLFDAREQLAISLAESLDSSQRRDAIVFESVLDPLMPEGRLHPADERHVGGAFRDNRVVPYEGICADSLDDHQWDLVLRIVEDFHLLLRQEQREATMAEVRAHRAATYFSWYGATDGSQPFYFRVHSPVILAELDHHAGVWLSNRLPARFHVHTTLRLPNGNDYGKATLAAWEREHSEH
- a CDS encoding amidohydrolase family protein; this translates as MTVVDINIHHLPEDLFTNEKILNGFLNSAPRGFGEIASVITMESGKKQLILEKPSGYQNLNYVEGDYSVESKLAAMDEAGVDYGIMRVPVWQEWLGLETCKAVNDNAADIVSRSGGRLFATACVPPWGGKENIYELERCVNELGAVGVQLACHYGQLYLDDEVFEPYLKVIEKLDVPVVVHHTPLPVEYKSVIDYTNLRREYGRIVDQGVAVGRELFSGMFDRMPGLRFIHTMMGGNWFANTALLTPHATNKKEAMERLDPTGGEKIKQYLDENIFFDMTHPHSWGKDQVEAALKINGADHYLFGSSFPVFYSWMGQGVDFVQNELEISEADRELVLSGNAKRLFNLPI